In one window of Spirochaetota bacterium DNA:
- a CDS encoding ABC transporter ATP-binding protein gives MSLLEVRNVSRSFGGLRAVDGVGFAVEEHSIKAVIGPNGAGKTTLFNLIAGSLPCESGEIYFKGKPIQGLPSHKIAHMGIARTFQNIKLFAHMTVIENIMVGRHTRARTGFGGAMLGLPSSRKEDRRMREQCREVARTLGLAHEADKEAGSLAFGRQRLVEFARALAMEPALLLLDEPAAGLNIHETAEIGQVIKDIRDRGLTVLLIEHDMSLVMGISDDITVLGSGKKIAQGPPAAIQADPEVIKIYLGEDDA, from the coding sequence ATGAGCCTTCTCGAGGTGAGAAACGTGAGCCGCTCTTTTGGCGGGCTCAGGGCGGTGGACGGCGTGGGCTTCGCGGTGGAGGAGCACTCGATCAAGGCCGTTATCGGACCCAACGGAGCCGGAAAGACCACGCTCTTCAACCTGATCGCGGGAAGCCTTCCCTGCGAGTCCGGGGAAATTTATTTCAAGGGGAAACCCATCCAGGGACTGCCCTCGCACAAGATCGCGCACATGGGCATCGCCCGCACCTTCCAGAACATCAAGCTCTTCGCGCACATGACCGTGATCGAGAACATCATGGTGGGGCGGCACACGCGCGCCCGCACGGGGTTCGGGGGCGCGATGCTGGGGCTGCCTTCCTCGCGGAAAGAGGATCGGCGCATGCGCGAACAATGCAGGGAGGTCGCGCGGACCCTGGGGCTCGCGCACGAGGCGGACAAGGAGGCCGGGAGCCTCGCATTCGGCAGGCAGCGCCTGGTCGAGTTCGCGCGCGCGCTCGCGATGGAGCCGGCGCTCCTGTTGCTTGACGAGCCCGCGGCGGGCCTCAACATCCACGAGACCGCCGAGATCGGTCAGGTGATCAAGGATATCCGCGACCGCGGCCTCACGGTGCTTCTCATCGAGCACGACATGTCGCTCGTGATGGGGATATCGGACGACATCACGGTGCTCGGTTCCGGGAAAAAGATCGCGCAGGGGCCGCCCGCCGCGATCCAGGCGGACCCCGAGGTGATAAAAATCTACCTTGGAGAGGACGATGCTTAA